A single genomic interval of Lathyrus oleraceus cultivar Zhongwan6 chromosome 7, CAAS_Psat_ZW6_1.0, whole genome shotgun sequence harbors:
- the LOC127104013 gene encoding uncharacterized protein LOC127104013 yields the protein MSQKIKYEVQKQFDACFLVVTSYPIWVANIVHVPKKDAKMDLIKYIYENPAFTGKVSRWQMFLTEYGIHYTTQKANKSSIVVDYLAHQPIEDYQSMKFEFPDEDVLFAKDYYNIPNSDKCQEPGSRWTLMFDGASNSLGNGVGVVITSATSFHIPITTIIYFDCTNNIS from the exons ATGTCCCAGAAGatcaagtatgaggttcaaaagcagtTTGACGCATGTTTTCTGGTTGTTACTTCTTATCCTATATGGGTAGCTAATATCGTTCATGTGCctaagaaggatgccaag atggatctGATTAAGTATATTTATGAAAATCCTGCTTTCACGGGAAAGgtttcccgttggcaaatgtttTTAACAGAGTATGGTATTCATTATACGACTCAAAAAGCCAACAAAAGTAGTATAGTTGTTGATTACTTGGCTCATCAACCTATAGAGGATTATCAGTCAATGAAGTTTGAATTTCCTGACGAAGATGTGTTGTTTGCCAAAGATTATTACAATATACCAAACTCAGATAAATGCCAAGAACCAGGATCACGATGGACGCTCATGTTCGACGGTGCTTCGAATTCTTTGGGGAATGGTGTTGGAGTTGTCATTACTTCTGCAACAAGTTTTCATATTCCTATCACCACCATAATCTATTTTGATTGCACCAACAACATATCTTAA